One segment of Capnocytophaga sp. oral taxon 878 DNA contains the following:
- the asnA gene encoding aspartate--ammonia ligase produces MIIIPKNYASPYGIMDTERAIKLIKDTFETALARALQLTRISAPLFVKRATGLNDDLNGVERPVSFEMKDAQGQTIEIIHSLAKWKRLALKRYGIAQHEGIYTDMNAIRRDETLDNTHSIYVDQWDWEKVITPSDRSLQYLQQTVNQLYNAFLETENALVTHYPKCKAFLPKTITFISSQELEDRYPTLSPQKREEVFAKEKGAIFITQIGKTLRSGKKHDNRAPDYDDWELNGDLILWNPVLNNALELSSMGIRVNEKSLAHQLQLANAEHRKTLEYHQMLLKGELPLTIGGGIGQSRICMLLMQKAHIGEVQASIWTDDMLQLCEENGIHLL; encoded by the coding sequence ATGATTATCATCCCCAAAAACTATGCATCACCCTATGGTATTATGGATACCGAGCGCGCCATTAAGCTCATCAAAGATACCTTTGAAACTGCTTTAGCTCGTGCCCTACAACTCACCCGTATTTCAGCCCCTTTATTTGTAAAACGGGCTACAGGACTTAATGACGACCTCAACGGTGTCGAGCGCCCTGTAAGTTTTGAAATGAAAGACGCCCAAGGACAAACCATTGAGATTATTCACTCCCTTGCCAAATGGAAACGCTTAGCCCTAAAACGCTATGGCATCGCTCAGCACGAAGGTATCTATACCGATATGAACGCTATCCGTCGTGACGAAACCTTAGATAATACACACTCTATATATGTCGATCAATGGGATTGGGAAAAAGTTATCACCCCTTCCGATCGATCTTTGCAATACCTACAACAAACAGTTAATCAGCTCTATAACGCCTTTCTCGAAACCGAAAATGCCCTTGTAACTCATTATCCTAAGTGTAAGGCTTTCTTGCCAAAAACAATAACCTTCATCAGCTCACAGGAGTTAGAAGATCGATACCCTACATTATCACCTCAAAAACGCGAAGAAGTATTTGCCAAAGAAAAAGGAGCTATCTTCATCACTCAGATAGGTAAAACATTGCGTTCAGGCAAAAAACACGATAACCGCGCTCCCGATTATGACGATTGGGAACTCAACGGCGACCTTATCTTATGGAATCCAGTGCTGAACAATGCCTTAGAGCTCTCTTCCATGGGCATACGTGTAAATGAAAAATCATTAGCACACCAATTGCAACTCGCCAATGCCGAGCATCGCAAAACCTTGGAGTACCACCAAATGCTCCTCAAAGGCGAACTCCCTCTTACCATAGGCGGTGGTATTGGTCAGTCGCGTATCTGTATGCTACTGATGCAGAAAGCACACATAGGCGAAGTACAAGCCTCTATCTGGACAGATGATATGTTACAACTTTGCGAAGAAAACGGAATTCATCTCTTGTAA
- a CDS encoding ABC transporter permease produces MLIYLQLLKESFNFAIKSLRDNKLRTFLSLLGVTVGIFSIISVLAAVDSLNRSIQESLAGLDKNMINISKFSFAPTSVPQWQRLSFPQVTNQEYEFVKREVPNIEVAAYQYYGLSSQLKYNGKTISVAVSAASAGVEQISDIKIEKGRFYNDTEANAGAGVTVLGYEIAQQIFREEDPIDKEIRLFGKKITVIGVLKKYGSMFGDGPDEQVYVPANFIRTFMNTGAQGIPSAIVIKPKKGVDMAEFEGVLRQKFRAYRGLKPDEIDNFFFNKISSLTEMIDNTIGMMNMVGWVIGCFSILVGGFGIANIMFVSVKERTSLIGVQKSLGAKNQFILFQFLFEAVLLALIGGLFGLLFVWLLTMVISSITTEFNFVLSLPNILIGLGISSVVGLLSGIIPASSAARLNPVEAIRTGQ; encoded by the coding sequence ATGCTTATTTATTTACAACTCTTAAAAGAAAGCTTTAATTTTGCTATCAAGTCATTGCGTGATAACAAGCTCCGTACTTTCCTGTCGTTATTAGGCGTAACGGTGGGTATATTTTCTATTATTTCAGTATTAGCAGCTGTCGATTCGCTTAACCGCAGCATTCAAGAAAGCCTTGCAGGTTTGGATAAAAATATGATTAACATCTCTAAGTTTTCTTTTGCACCTACATCAGTACCCCAATGGCAACGCCTAAGCTTTCCACAAGTTACCAATCAAGAATATGAGTTTGTAAAGCGGGAAGTGCCTAATATCGAGGTAGCAGCTTATCAGTATTACGGACTCTCATCTCAGCTTAAATATAATGGCAAAACCATTTCAGTAGCAGTGAGTGCTGCCTCTGCAGGAGTCGAACAAATTAGCGATATTAAGATTGAAAAAGGTCGCTTTTATAACGATACCGAAGCCAATGCTGGGGCAGGAGTAACAGTATTAGGTTATGAAATAGCACAACAAATATTTCGCGAAGAAGATCCTATTGATAAAGAAATACGGCTCTTTGGTAAAAAAATAACAGTAATAGGGGTACTAAAAAAATACGGCTCAATGTTCGGTGATGGCCCTGATGAACAAGTCTATGTCCCTGCCAATTTTATTCGTACTTTTATGAATACAGGCGCACAAGGTATCCCTAGCGCTATTGTTATAAAACCAAAAAAAGGAGTTGATATGGCAGAGTTTGAAGGGGTATTACGCCAAAAGTTCCGTGCTTATCGCGGCCTAAAACCCGATGAAATTGATAACTTCTTCTTCAACAAAATTAGCTCTCTTACCGAAATGATTGATAATACCATCGGAATGATGAATATGGTTGGCTGGGTAATAGGCTGCTTCTCAATTTTAGTAGGAGGATTTGGTATTGCCAATATTATGTTTGTAAGCGTAAAAGAACGTACTAGCCTTATAGGTGTGCAAAAGTCTTTAGGGGCTAAAAACCAATTTATACTATTTCAGTTCCTTTTTGAGGCGGTACTCTTAGCCCTTATAGGAGGTCTGTTTGGTCTGCTTTTTGTATGGTTGCTCACTATGGTTATATCAAGCATTACTACCGAGTTTAACTTTGTTCTCTCACTGCCCAATATACTTATAGGTTTAGGAATCTCATCAGTAGTAGGCTTGCTTTCAGGTATTATTCCTGCCTCATCGGCAGCACGCCTTAACCCTGTCGAAGCTATCAGAACTGGTCAATAA
- a CDS encoding endonuclease I family protein, with translation MKRFYIFLCLSVLLSCAQTPNTHIPSNQKENPQYSKITVPENLAQYYKTIDFDKTGKTLYDDLAVLTISKHTKFLTYYDRHKYLYKADASLQNPNNVVLMYTGEERYWEEYEGNKNYSPTTFNTEHIYPQSKYQNNAKGDLHHLRACDKSVNSRHGNLPFTQGKGNCKIIGKGWYPGDEWKGDIARMIFYLNLRYNEKLDTSISTGGIALLLKWNDEDPVSPLEHQRNNVIEGAQGNRNPFIDFPQLARRIYE, from the coding sequence ATGAAACGTTTCTATATTTTCTTATGTTTAAGCGTACTGCTATCGTGCGCACAAACACCCAATACTCATATACCTAGTAATCAAAAAGAAAATCCTCAGTATAGCAAAATAACTGTACCCGAAAACCTTGCCCAATATTATAAAACAATTGATTTTGATAAAACAGGCAAAACATTATATGACGATTTAGCTGTGCTTACCATTAGCAAGCATACAAAATTCCTTACCTATTATGATCGTCATAAATATCTTTACAAAGCCGATGCTAGCTTGCAAAACCCCAATAATGTAGTGCTTATGTATACAGGTGAAGAACGTTATTGGGAAGAGTATGAAGGTAATAAAAACTACAGCCCTACTACCTTTAATACCGAGCATATTTACCCACAATCAAAGTATCAAAATAATGCCAAAGGTGATTTGCATCACTTGCGTGCCTGTGATAAAAGCGTGAACTCAAGGCATGGTAATCTCCCTTTTACTCAGGGTAAGGGCAACTGCAAAATTATTGGTAAAGGTTGGTACCCTGGTGATGAGTGGAAAGGTGATATAGCCCGTATGATATTCTATCTTAATCTTCGTTATAATGAAAAGTTAGATACCTCTATAAGCACAGGTGGTATAGCCTTACTCCTTAAATGGAATGATGAAGATCCTGTATCACCTTTAGAGCACCAACGCAATAATGTAATTGAGGGAGCACAAGGTAACCGTAACCCCTTTATCGACTTCCCTCAATTAGCACGCCGTATATATGAATGA
- a CDS encoding ATP-dependent DNA helicase RecQ — MNEAALHILKKYWGYNSFREPQETVIKHVLEGNDTLALMPTGGGKSITFQVPAMIKEGICIVVSPLIALITDQVEALKRKNIKALSLTGALPYPELDRLLNNALYGQYKFLYLSPERLQNELVRTYLKAMPINLIVIDEAHCVSHWGNDFRPAYLQCKWLKEEFPKVPMLALTASATPKVQQHLLELLGIEGAKVISTSLQRPNIAYKVYQIKEKLPYLLNLLHKSSGSVIIYLRSRNATSYLSGVLNAKGFSSTFFHGGLTSDEKNLRLKSWLNNEVRIMVATNAFGMGIDKPDVRMVLHWNIPLTLEDYFQEAGRAGRDGTFAEAILVYDEADINTAKKLLNDSLIDLTFLKLVYTKLNQYFQIAIGDLSEEAHRFFFPDFCKRYNLPTLKAYSALQTLDRFSVISLSQQFYQKVTLHLSAEAKQQITYNQTHKHLSSLLFYLGHTYPYIFSQPVALEIEKITERTDLTYPQLMRYLHEIHNDGIGVLTTVSTDVQLTFNVPRDDDRTINTIAKNVKQYNHTKKTLQEQVYAYLENTTTCRSVQLLQYFGERTVHKCGMCSTCLAKIPQPKIDTKLLRQQLWQLLQQKPITPAEVVSVLPYPKEAINALLEEWLTMNKIAFTVCNELFVPTAHELAPSS; from the coding sequence ATGAATGAGGCTGCCCTACATATACTCAAAAAGTATTGGGGCTATAATAGTTTTCGTGAACCTCAAGAAACTGTTATTAAGCACGTTTTAGAAGGAAATGATACTTTAGCCCTAATGCCTACCGGTGGGGGTAAATCAATTACTTTTCAGGTACCAGCTATGATCAAAGAAGGTATCTGTATTGTAGTATCACCCTTAATAGCTCTTATAACCGACCAAGTTGAAGCTTTAAAAAGAAAGAATATAAAGGCTTTATCCTTAACAGGGGCTCTTCCTTACCCCGAGTTGGATAGGTTGCTTAATAACGCCCTATATGGGCAATACAAGTTCCTCTATCTATCACCCGAACGTTTGCAGAATGAGTTAGTACGCACCTACCTCAAAGCGATGCCTATTAACCTAATCGTAATTGATGAGGCTCACTGTGTATCACATTGGGGTAATGACTTTCGCCCGGCATACTTACAGTGCAAATGGCTTAAAGAGGAATTTCCTAAAGTGCCAATGTTGGCTCTTACTGCTTCGGCAACTCCTAAAGTACAACAGCACTTATTAGAACTATTGGGTATTGAAGGGGCTAAGGTTATCAGTACTTCACTCCAACGCCCTAATATTGCTTATAAAGTATATCAAATAAAAGAAAAGCTTCCTTATTTGTTGAACTTGCTACACAAAAGTAGTGGGAGTGTTATTATTTATCTTCGCAGTAGGAATGCTACAAGTTACCTATCGGGGGTGCTGAATGCTAAGGGCTTTAGCTCTACTTTCTTTCACGGTGGACTTACTTCAGATGAAAAGAACCTTCGCCTTAAAAGTTGGCTTAATAATGAAGTGCGTATTATGGTAGCTACCAATGCTTTTGGTATGGGTATTGATAAACCTGATGTACGTATGGTATTGCATTGGAATATCCCTCTTACTTTAGAAGATTATTTTCAGGAGGCTGGACGTGCAGGGCGTGATGGTACCTTTGCTGAGGCTATACTTGTTTATGATGAAGCAGACATTAATACTGCTAAAAAACTTCTTAATGACTCACTGATTGATTTAACTTTCTTGAAACTTGTTTATACCAAGCTCAATCAGTATTTTCAAATTGCTATTGGTGACCTTAGTGAGGAAGCGCATCGTTTTTTCTTTCCCGACTTCTGTAAGCGTTACAATCTGCCTACTCTTAAAGCTTATAGTGCTTTGCAAACTCTTGATAGATTTTCAGTAATTTCTTTAAGTCAGCAGTTTTATCAAAAAGTGACACTGCACCTATCGGCTGAGGCTAAACAGCAGATAACATACAACCAAACGCATAAGCATCTAAGCTCTCTTCTTTTTTATCTTGGGCATACTTATCCGTATATATTTAGTCAGCCAGTGGCACTAGAAATAGAAAAGATTACTGAACGCACCGACCTTACTTATCCGCAATTAATGCGCTATTTGCACGAAATTCACAATGATGGTATTGGGGTGCTTACTACTGTTTCAACCGATGTGCAACTTACCTTTAATGTACCCCGTGATGATGATCGTACTATTAATACCATTGCTAAGAATGTGAAACAATACAATCATACAAAAAAGACATTGCAAGAGCAGGTATATGCCTATTTGGAGAATACTACTACCTGCCGGAGTGTACAGTTATTGCAGTACTTTGGTGAGCGTACTGTACATAAATGTGGAATGTGTTCTACCTGTTTGGCTAAGATACCTCAGCCTAAAATAGATACTAAATTATTGCGACAACAGTTATGGCAGTTATTACAACAAAAACCTATAACTCCGGCTGAGGTAGTATCGGTATTGCCATACCCAAAAGAGGCTATTAATGCCCTGCTAGAAGAATGGCTTACGATGAATAAAATAGCTTTTACGGTGTGTAATGAGCTGTTTGTTCCAACTGCTCACGAGCTTGCTCCTTCTTCTTAA
- the lpdA gene encoding dihydrolipoyl dehydrogenase, with amino-acid sequence MSKYDVIVLGSGPGGYVTAIRASQLGFKTAVIEKENLGGICLNWGCIPTKALLKSAQVFEYLKHAESYGIKVKEGSFDKDFPSVIKRSRDVASTMSKGVQFLMKKNKIDVIMGYGTIKPGKKVDVKDKDGKVTEYSADHIIIATGARSRELPALPQDGKKIIGYRQALTLPEQPKKMIVVGSGAIGIEFAYFYNSMGTEVTIVEFMPNIVPVEDEDISKQLEKSLKKSGINIMTSAEVTKVDTSGKGVKAFVKTAKGEEVLEADILLSAVGIKTNIENIGLEAVGIKTERDKILVNEYYQTNVPGYYAIGDVVPGQALAHVASAEGILCVEKIKGLHVEPINYGNIPGCTYCTPEIASVGLTEKQAKEKGYEIKVGKFPFTASGKANAAGTTEGFIKVIFDAKYGEWLGCHMIGAGVTDMIAEAVVARKLETTGHEIIKAVHPHPTMSEGVKEAVAAAYGEAIDI; translated from the coding sequence ATGAGTAAATACGACGTTATTGTATTAGGAAGCGGTCCCGGTGGTTATGTAACTGCCATTCGCGCTTCTCAATTAGGCTTCAAAACTGCGGTTATCGAAAAAGAAAACCTTGGCGGTATCTGCCTTAACTGGGGCTGTATCCCTACCAAAGCCCTACTAAAATCAGCTCAAGTATTTGAGTACCTTAAGCACGCCGAAAGCTACGGTATCAAAGTAAAAGAAGGATCTTTTGATAAAGACTTCCCTTCTGTTATCAAACGTAGCCGCGATGTAGCCTCTACTATGAGCAAAGGCGTTCAGTTCCTTATGAAAAAGAACAAAATCGACGTGATTATGGGCTATGGTACCATTAAACCTGGTAAAAAAGTAGACGTAAAAGATAAAGACGGCAAAGTAACCGAATACAGTGCCGACCATATCATCATCGCTACCGGTGCCCGCTCACGTGAATTGCCTGCCCTACCTCAAGACGGTAAGAAAATTATCGGTTACCGCCAAGCACTTACTTTGCCCGAACAACCTAAAAAAATGATTGTAGTAGGTAGTGGTGCTATAGGTATCGAATTCGCATACTTCTATAACTCTATGGGTACCGAAGTAACCATTGTAGAGTTTATGCCTAACATCGTACCTGTTGAAGATGAAGACATCTCTAAACAATTAGAAAAAAGCCTTAAAAAATCAGGCATCAACATTATGACTTCTGCCGAAGTTACTAAAGTTGATACCTCAGGCAAAGGCGTAAAAGCATTCGTCAAAACAGCTAAAGGCGAAGAAGTCCTAGAGGCCGATATCCTCCTTTCTGCCGTAGGTATCAAAACCAATATCGAAAACATAGGCTTAGAAGCAGTAGGTATCAAAACCGAACGCGATAAAATCTTAGTAAACGAATACTACCAAACCAACGTTCCTGGCTATTATGCTATTGGCGACGTAGTTCCTGGTCAAGCCCTAGCACACGTAGCTTCTGCCGAAGGTATTCTTTGCGTTGAAAAAATAAAAGGCCTACATGTAGAACCTATCAACTACGGCAATATACCTGGTTGTACCTACTGCACTCCCGAAATTGCTTCAGTAGGACTTACCGAAAAACAAGCTAAAGAAAAAGGTTACGAAATTAAAGTAGGTAAATTCCCATTCACAGCATCAGGTAAAGCCAATGCTGCCGGAACTACCGAAGGTTTCATCAAAGTAATCTTCGATGCTAAATATGGTGAATGGTTAGGCTGCCACATGATAGGAGCAGGTGTTACCGATATGATTGCCGAAGCTGTAGTAGCTCGTAAGTTAGAAACTACCGGACACGAAATTATCAAAGCCGTACACCCTCACCCTACTATGAGCGAGGGCGTTAAAGAAGCTGTAGCAGCTGCTTACGGCGAAGCTATTGATATTTAA
- a CDS encoding DKNYY domain-containing protein encodes MKKILFYLFLCCFQLIPAQNKPLITNATKVDNLTIKRGFYSDCKYIEGFIFNQDYIIYQTCDSLFILHPDMLTFRVESYDYGMAIDKNGIYSQGVFFPIDTTNFKIVGFNIIDKKTTPIWRTNQKAFIGNKELAIPNPETFECIHYPYFKNKNNLYYITNGKVETITNIDLPSIRTDLVTENYISDKNGTFYQAQPLMYKGERVQQLTKNILKTSQHVLYYDKEIIELPNYFHIPTLKALNESYLTDQNHAYYDDYYDYEKEIKVSKVPIPTRNLSKIKVFSHFITDGYTVYLGTEPQPQYNAATFAEFPQNYYFQYDKNGVYNWNKKLPFKYSQTPIYGKNLFEVKYDAILYGNQVYDNIDEYLINNLTPKEIQLLKDGQISINDFSYLKGKRIIIEKSYAYNLYQFNNQIYIDKTPQKGVDASTFQKLWYDIYKDKNNVYYYNTTIVTTPKLIPVNEYDAATLKALNHHYLLTDKNYLYFGRIRLIKSNKLEILAIYPGYRMGCSQDTESPTDFYIFKNIDGYWLAELGGGAKIRFLGTPDNTFKP; translated from the coding sequence ATGAAAAAGATCTTATTTTACCTATTCCTTTGCTGCTTTCAGCTTATTCCTGCTCAAAATAAACCACTAATCACCAATGCTACCAAAGTAGATAATCTAACTATAAAAAGAGGCTTTTATAGTGATTGCAAATATATCGAAGGATTTATATTTAACCAAGATTACATCATATACCAAACCTGTGATAGCCTTTTTATACTACACCCCGATATGCTTACTTTTAGAGTAGAAAGCTATGATTATGGTATGGCTATTGATAAGAACGGTATCTACTCACAAGGGGTATTTTTCCCTATTGATACTACTAATTTTAAGATTGTAGGTTTTAATATTATAGATAAAAAAACTACTCCTATTTGGCGTACCAACCAAAAGGCTTTTATAGGTAATAAAGAACTCGCCATCCCTAATCCCGAAACTTTTGAATGCATTCATTATCCATACTTTAAAAATAAAAACAATTTATACTATATCACAAACGGAAAGGTAGAAACCATAACCAATATCGACCTTCCTTCTATACGTACTGATTTAGTTACCGAAAACTATATTTCCGACAAAAATGGCACCTTTTACCAAGCTCAACCTCTTATGTATAAAGGTGAAAGGGTACAACAACTTACCAAAAACATACTAAAAACCTCCCAACACGTATTATACTATGATAAAGAAATTATTGAATTACCCAACTACTTCCATATCCCTACCCTCAAAGCACTAAATGAGTCTTATCTTACCGACCAAAACCACGCTTATTATGATGATTATTACGACTATGAAAAGGAAATCAAAGTTTCCAAAGTACCCATACCTACCAGAAACCTAAGCAAAATAAAAGTCTTTAGTCATTTCATTACCGATGGCTATACTGTATATTTAGGCACCGAACCCCAACCTCAGTACAATGCCGCTACATTTGCCGAATTCCCCCAAAACTATTACTTCCAATACGACAAAAATGGAGTTTATAATTGGAATAAAAAACTTCCTTTCAAATACTCCCAAACTCCTATTTATGGTAAAAACCTGTTTGAGGTTAAGTACGATGCCATTCTTTATGGCAACCAAGTATATGATAACATAGATGAATACCTCATCAACAACCTCACTCCCAAAGAAATACAACTGCTAAAAGATGGTCAAATAAGTATAAATGATTTCAGCTATCTAAAAGGGAAACGCATCATAATTGAAAAATCCTATGCCTATAATCTATACCAATTCAACAACCAAATTTATATAGATAAAACACCACAAAAAGGGGTAGACGCCTCTACTTTTCAAAAATTATGGTATGACATCTATAAAGATAAAAACAATGTTTATTACTACAACACAACCATTGTAACTACACCCAAACTCATTCCTGTCAATGAATATGATGCTGCAACCTTAAAGGCTCTAAATCACCACTATCTATTAACCGATAAAAACTATTTGTATTTCGGCAGAATACGCCTTATCAAAAGCAATAAACTCGAAATACTCGCCATCTACCCGGGTTACCGAATGGGCTGCAGTCAAGATACAGAATCACCTACCGACTTCTACATCTTCAAAAATATTGATGGATATTGGCTTGCCGAATTAGGTGGCGGAGCTAAAATTCGCTTCTTAGGCACCCCCGATAACACGTTCAAACCCTAA
- a CDS encoding DKNYY domain-containing protein: MKNFPFYLFLSCFQFIAAQTESLKITNATKVDSLTVKKNWNVRYKYVEGFIFNKDYVIFQNSDSLFVLHPDMLTFKVKDYDYGMAIDKNGIYYQNNFFPIDTNGFKIIGSDLIIDKKKEIVPIWRTSQKAYIGNKDIAISSPATFENIYYDYLKDEHHLYYINNGKVRIVQGADVASIRKDLATENYISDKNGTFYQSQPLMYKGERVQQITKNILKTSQHVLYYDKELIELPNYFHIPTLKALNESYLIDQNHVYYIDYYSYKTEGKDFRLPIATKNLNKIRVFNNFVTDGTMVYRDSTPKPQYDAATFAELQDAYYYQYDKNGVYNWDKKLSFFYTEAPIYGKNLFKDKAGGILYKNQIYNSSTEEVFMNLTSKEVQLVKEGKVTVYDFVHIKRKRILKQKYFDSELYKANNLIYVGETPQKGVDAATFQKIWHNIYKDKNKGYYYDESNEYDPKLIPIDGYDITTLSLLTADLLADKNYIYFQKYRLIKNDKVEILAIYPGYRMGCSQDFKPNTNYYLLKNTEGYWLTEIGNGAKIRFLGTYLNNFKI, encoded by the coding sequence ATGAAAAATTTTCCATTTTATCTATTCCTTTCCTGCTTTCAGTTTATTGCTGCCCAAACAGAATCCTTAAAAATTACCAATGCTACCAAGGTAGATAGCCTAACTGTAAAAAAGAATTGGAACGTACGTTACAAGTATGTAGAAGGCTTTATTTTTAACAAAGATTATGTTATATTCCAAAACTCTGATAGTCTTTTTGTACTCCACCCCGATATGCTGACTTTTAAAGTAAAAGACTATGATTATGGTATGGCTATTGATAAAAATGGAATTTATTACCAAAATAACTTTTTTCCTATAGATACTAATGGTTTTAAGATTATAGGTTCAGACCTAATAATTGATAAAAAAAAGGAAATAGTACCTATTTGGCGTACTTCCCAAAAGGCTTATATTGGAAACAAAGACATTGCTATTAGCAGCCCTGCTACTTTTGAAAATATCTATTATGATTATTTAAAAGACGAACATCACCTATACTACATTAATAATGGAAAAGTGAGGATAGTACAAGGTGCCGACGTTGCTTCTATTCGTAAAGACTTAGCTACTGAAAACTATATTTCCGACAAAAACGGCACCTTTTACCAATCTCAACCACTTATGTACAAAGGAGAAAGGGTACAACAAATTACCAAAAACATACTAAAAACCTCCCAACACGTATTATACTATGATAAAGAACTTATTGAATTACCTAACTACTTTCATATTCCTACTCTCAAAGCTCTAAATGAGTCATATCTCATCGACCAAAACCATGTTTATTATATCGATTACTACTCCTACAAAACAGAGGGTAAAGACTTTAGACTACCTATCGCTACTAAAAATTTAAATAAAATAAGAGTTTTCAATAATTTCGTTACCGATGGTACTATGGTATACCGCGATAGTACCCCCAAACCTCAATACGATGCTGCAACTTTTGCTGAGCTTCAGGATGCTTATTACTATCAATATGACAAAAATGGAGTCTATAATTGGGATAAAAAGTTATCTTTCTTCTATACTGAAGCTCCTATTTATGGCAAAAACTTATTTAAAGACAAGGCTGGTGGAATACTCTATAAAAATCAAATATATAATAGCTCAACCGAAGAGGTTTTTATGAACCTTACCTCTAAGGAAGTACAACTCGTAAAAGAAGGAAAAGTCACTGTTTATGATTTTGTTCATATAAAGAGAAAACGCATTCTAAAACAAAAATATTTTGATAGTGAGTTATACAAAGCTAATAACCTAATTTATGTAGGTGAAACACCTCAAAAGGGGGTAGATGCTGCTACTTTTCAAAAAATATGGCACAATATTTATAAAGATAAAAATAAAGGCTATTATTATGATGAAAGCAATGAGTATGATCCTAAACTCATCCCTATTGACGGGTATGATATAACAACCCTTAGCCTTCTAACAGCTGATCTTTTAGCTGATAAGAATTATATCTATTTTCAAAAATATAGACTTATCAAAAATGATAAGGTTGAAATACTCGCTATATACCCAGGCTATCGAATGGGGTGTAGTCAAGATTTTAAACCTAATACCAATTATTATCTTTTAAAAAATACCGAAGGTTATTGGCTTACAGAAATTGGTAATGGAGCTAAAATCCGATTCTTAGGTACCTACCTAAATAATTTTAAAATATAA